A portion of the Naumovozyma castellii chromosome 2, complete genome genome contains these proteins:
- the REX4 gene encoding putative 3'-5' exonuclease (ancestral locus Anc_3.125): MALSSNWLKLQESKKVVLKKDKRNGSFDKKNKIGKPYVARKDTKIMHMVYNMNKEIAKQEMNKKEGKVFEFKSKPEDDIILRASETITQDTVKPNKRNQEVGKFLAIDCEFVGIGPEGKEHALARVSIVNYFGHVVMDEFVKPREKVTDWRTWVSGIKPEHMKTAISFKEAQQRASELLNGRILVGHSLKHDLEALLLSHPKPMIRDTARYLPWRQTYAKGKSPSLKKLAKEVLKLDIQSGEHSSVQDARATMLLYKSAKKEFEKIHISTFGYDSK, encoded by the coding sequence ATGGCATTATCATCGAACTGGCTGAAGTTACAAGAGTCTAAGAAGGTagttttgaagaaggataAGAGGAATGGATCTTTtgataagaagaataaaattgGGAAACCATACGTGGCCCGTAAGGACACTAAAATCATGCATATGGTCTATAACATGAATAAGGAGATTGCTAAGCAGGAGATGAATAAGAAGGAAGGGaaagtttttgaatttaagaGCAAACCTGAAGATGATATCATTTTGCGAGCATCCGAAACTATAACCCAGGATACAGTCAAACCTAATAAAAGAAACCAGGAGGTTGGTAAGTTTTTGGCCATAGATTGTGAGTTTGTTGGTATAGGGCCCGAAGGTAAAGAGCACGCACTTGCACGAGTGTCTATTGTGAATTATTTTGGGCATGTGGTCATGGATGAATTTGTTAAGCCAAGAGAAAAAGTTACTGACTGGAGAACGTGGGTTAGTGGTATTAAGCCAGAACATATGAAGACAGCtatttcattcaaagaGGCACAGCAGAGAGCTTCTGAACTTTTAAATGGAAGAATCTTAGTCGGGCATTCTCTCAAGCACGATTTGGAAGCGTTACTGTTATCTCATCCAAAACCTATGATAAGAGACACAGCTAGATACCTGCCGTGGAGACAGACATATGCTAAGGGAAAATCACCAagtttaaaaaaattagcCAAAGAGGTTCTGAAGTTGGACATTCAATCGGGGGAACATTCTTCAGTCCAAGATGCTAGAGCAACAATGCTTCTCTATAAGAGTGCAAAGaaggaatttgaaaaaattcatatttCAACATTTGGATATGACTCTAAATAG
- the NCAS0B05360 gene encoding uncharacterized protein — protein sequence MVSLIFTYKGQLFERSIPENEFYVGILKEMIEDFFHVTDPFHTMDVQWLSGPGQWGHIRDENDFQLMLGCGHPYFHIFIYENQTNENNTAVSQSQVNSLSSTDFYEINSQDGEVLSSDEGEVKNKYDKETKFNVDTLKETLIDLRRRVAYLEFVHENEEEHDDEESATFKEVTVNQENTTNKTKIVPLLNESSNIIELNVGDDKNILDFFKTNNCPSTLKFIYDSYQFSQVLRKYPESVDVRVTFFPAARDIYFVCEGYNLDGMTLMFWNEESLAKNDSIRVGIPSSNFVNVHVCKKRRCFINDELFNIAILNDQQHVIFKGEGDGQSLKYRCTLRRRDTTPVPKSLIYRLRSSFPCPF from the coding sequence ATGGTCTCTTTAATCTTCACATATAAAGGTCAACTATTTGAGAGAAGTATTCCTGAGAATGAATTTTATGTAGggattttgaaagaaatgattGAGGATTTTTTCCATGTTACAGACCCATTCCATACTATGGATGTCCAATGGTTAAGTGGACCAGGTCAGTGGGGGCACATAAGAGATGAAAACGATTTTCAGCTTATGTTAGGTTGTGGACACCCatattttcatattttcatttatgAAAATCAAACTAATGAGAACAATACCGCTGTCAGTCAATCTCAAGTAAATTCATTGAGTTCCACTGATTTTTATGAGATTAACTCTCAGGATGGAGAAGTACTGTCTTCTGATGAGGGGGAAgttaaaaataaatacGATAAAGAAACTAAGTTTAATGTTGATACTTTGAAGGAAACACTGATTGATTTAAGGAGACGTGTTGCCTATTTAGAGTTTGTAcatgaaaatgaagaggaacacgatgatgaagaatctgcaactttcaaagaagttACAGTCAACCAAGAAAATACCACCAATAAAACGAAAATTGTTCCGTTATTGAACGAAAGTTCTAACATTATCGAATTGAATGTTGGGGATGACAAAAACATCCTggattttttcaaaacaaataattgtCCTTCTACCTTAAAATTTATCTATGATTCTTATCAATTTTCTCAAGTCCTTAGAAAATACCCAGAAAGTGTTGATGTTAGAGTGACTTTTTTTCCTGCAGCTAGGgatatttattttgtttgTGAAGGTTACAACCTTGATGGAATGACGCTAATGTTTTGGAATGAGGAATCTTTAGCCAAGAATGACTCAATCAGAGTCGGGATaccttcttcaaacttTGTTAATGTCCATGTCTGTAAGAAAAGAAGGTGttttattaatgatgaacTATTTAATATTGCAATTCTTAATGATCAACAACATGTTATTTTTAAAGGGGAGGGCGATGGCCAATCACTCAAATACAGATGCACATTGAGAAGAAGAGATACTACTCCGGTACCAAAGAGCTTGATATATAGGTTGAGAAGTTCTTTCCCTTGTCCTTTTTAA
- the IRA2 gene encoding Ras GTPase activating protein IRA2 (ancestral locus Anc_3.124): MPYSKTSAMVETLTKHLLFERILPILPIESSHSTYLQVEADRFYRSCRSVVLNVAVSKGLNAITEQILNLIDAIVKDGTIIDSNISDDAIQSVLTILRLLSDTMEYFWDNIETHGNTKVKQEQDETRYKAYSGSVTGFSINRSGFHRTPPNLIDTKLATRLISTCTRVKFNSRTLEILENMACYVYETDSSFTSTILPDYQTFLKKKNYPESTKMVDVTINHILRFVAASNPDEFFQYIYSNIHEPLLTNRTKTEFQVVQYFEMFGCSYITTINLPKYLQLVKVLSTGMKKTIFNCLLLFFASKSLMFWFMARPNEYVELYRILKKHSEKNEAYVKNLSSSVSDLFEKIYSTFNVTSLLSNIDYDINDNHLVSSVKKKSRASSFDTGSDRSSISSLTAPDVAITNRPASISSVSLSATSLLSGSDKDLLDPRQSPRMNFQYNNISMGTRSKSRDANEDMPHLESILEIYTYFEDTEKLPHTAVLRFLVMLVMLVPDVFVELNSQSLEKISRPNIISGKEDTLEKPSNIRQITSGLKKLTTLQLSKKRTVKFLTILVKNINGTQPVSDGLLLDSMRTLLSLVTVTSSVSLIDSEIPPVIFSKRMIDLLGANLKCGSSWKIRPSLTLTNCLKRNPATRDHLRLKYFCAALQFDHIMFLSKLNINKTVESLDLDERIFYTEGFRVFFHLPSSTQLRKEVADLASDFLKNLFCTASDILMEAFPYFNDKITDIISSIVDGTILEEFGTKKLFKESSSSLDASISSTSPSHNSSPSLLSPVSTDQEDNTQQPFLTTSLLARLSDSHSSTGNTSSPSSNTTSIGNATSTTPSATELPFSQSLSQRVPPISKSSLSRNLSGSSQIIAPSPVNISSSMMTLTNSMPAAPGNKTPTPTLTANKLRRYSEESNYNFNGLDIKPVESSVSLETKESRRARMILINIFSIFKKMINYFILPHARNSDLLWISKDFKNIIKPIFVSLIDSDESLQNTARSFMDGLLSYIKDLSSDTSTITVSGYFLICSYTAALFSMGLFDLSIENHKRGVLLDIVVKFLQLRSYLGKVSENTQHLERVLEAERNTFPLILGSVGRATFVSLYVSNPLLQKNLKLAYREYLTAIRFHLKHIGEFDKTFICNVPFIEMMASDTFASAGSVAFQRRVRNNIQKYISQPDSVLLDSMHTIFRKWYSLAYSTNRSEQETIDFRNFAGIIASLSGTFMVLHSGRTEEILPLNEYRQDLKKKMNYFIAKQCEWLNDPKLLTRENSREIISVELHPLSFKLLFNNMKLRLNQVMMTELSGSDEECVYTLLEQLIITIRTILLRDDTGDLLGLFSIDIFEVINLLIIMIKKIPHDSPNYFKTVIHMSKMLKALEHSEGYLALEHHYHLKNRWLRLVVSWFKLAISKDYDLVNLSKSHREMDLKKRDSDFLYIDTAIESSTAIAYLTTNVPLEVPAAASEEEWKRSETVIFGNYFNILLRGLEKSMNSEKFPASLSHKMGMLNENVILALTNISNANIDASLQFTIPMGYSKNRNIKIAFLNVFVNILSQFSSDKEAYEKVTRVMVDKLLLYLIKFPQLVLCAAKVCPANDLDAFAAVVINGMETRNAGHLCVSQLIQDEIKNVSRPMDILRRNSPATRALSLLSRNKANDYLIHCLNPVLQEIVDNKDIFEIEKLDPTEANAGEQIALFKKYMTKLLDAITSSISYFPPEFFFLCQVIYRSTRKKFPNYAYVAAGSFVFLRLICPALVSPETENIIGAVKPTQRRSFITLAKIIQNLANGSENLVKWPSLVTETSFLKECGSRIFDFLTEVCRTDRVIDIDIRTDPKLQPFDFSFLHRFLYTKGVEMRKVLLEGLQTLDDVRFFQDTFKLIDELLGQAGSPKMEYKNEIPIFIRDHLDEYPQLYEFMSRHAFKNHQIRNSIPFVHESMSVEGVPIVTLMFKAFASHNIDMEDVVFKFIQIYSRIWLSKHCFVIDSTEFHSTEVDSKKLSALLSSLIPDVALKNCVNCYLFNTNENFMKCFLSNVGDNPYMVAKIPHLFINSNSDEKMVKSLGLGGRGLNILQDVRVSLHEISVYEEQTKEFSPVTLKIGNKYLQMLHETPRQIKIQGLHSLFDVKFNDVFELSSITAVHVSSITNSTKEFTLNFNDETKLIFSSPKYLEIIKMFYYAQARIENEFNDSDFDSSIISTSSEKSNQVTENNEIIGHLLLVVIIGLYDEDDIVKNSAYNLIAACKDAFGLDFGTEFRNAMELYVPNDTTTFLSLLGNSLAKAHPELTPYMWKYILEGLESKIIKHEDTPQSVCTLSYWISNLYEHVYLMDDEDGPERVSTIFRTLIRLTVADTTVYLNQIWSQIGADDRLIPLLTDEIINHALERDSENRDWQKTISLLTSLPTVEVACNIIQKLLNLIRSFLPSLKQEALTQSWSELMILTKVCSHVFFEAPFMTQMFLPEILFIVSLLIDVGPGELRSLLHELLMNTCHSLSINEALPADSRRNLDEIAAVFSRQKMKFMFGFSQDKGRILKNFSASSFSSKFTLLDYFTTNMMSIMDYSSTTESAQWKTKFRKYLNDIVFENNSFLSARAMMMLGIIGKTYTSESFCRNLLGETMKTVANPVVSDELIFVIISQLFTYSKIVEGLDPSLPLVKEMFWIATIFTESSHPAVFEGGLLFMISCIDRLYMAHFNDSSSVNGMVITELLESRKFAEPLLLKLENFTSLKWSERNFVHIMMAFIIRGLTIPFVHGTALNCLKSMFRNSYYEHMMHPESTDYLNYLFLLYLTLTPDQLSQIQEEVEFGDEVVWLDNNNKISKLVANFLSSDTNSSNISLYQGALLFNNSVTDEPSKVRFILILKYLLQTNSICLLRFYDVVKDEIRKSISFERFSDCVPIIFDIMSVLVLHPKFNDTEAYHKGSVNLLKEKGLYVVSTMKSAEHNFGNLMMGIRENEDLLYKRKKITVMILSRVATRG; encoded by the coding sequence ATGCCGTATTCAAAAACATCGGCCATGGTCGAAACGTTGACAAAACATCTACTATTTGAGAGAATATTACCGATTTTACCTATCGAATCATCACACTCAACGTACCTACAAGTGGAAGCAGATCGTTTCTATAGATCCTGTAGATCAGTGGTGCTGAATGTTGCAGTTTCCAAAGGTTTAAATGCAATCACAGAACAAATATTAAACCTTATTGATGCCATAGTAAAGGATGGTACAATAATCGACTCAAATATTTCGGATGATGCTATCCAATCTGTATTGACCATACTGAGATTATTAAGTGACACCatggaatatttttggGATAACATTGAAACACACGGGAATACTAAAGTTAAACAAGAACAGGATGAAACAAGATACAAGGCTTATTCAGGGTCCGTCACAGGGTTTTCTATCAACAGATCTGGATTTCATAGGACACCtccaaatttaattgatacTAAATTAGCAACGAGATTGATATCTACTTGTACGAGAGTGAAGTTTAACTCAAGAACGCTggaaattttggaaaacatGGCTTGCTATGTCTATGAAACAGATTCTTCATTCACCTCCACAATTCTACCAGATTACCAAACTTttctaaagaagaaaaactaTCCAGAATCTACAAAAATGGTGGATGTAACAATAAACCATATCCTGAGATTTGTTGCTGCATCAAATCCAGATGAGTTTTTCCAATATAtctattcaaatattcatgAACCATTATTGACAAATAGGACCAAGACCGAGTTTCAAGTTGTTCAATACTTTGAAATGTTCGGTTGTTCATAcataacaacaattaatttgcccaaatatttacaattgGTTAAAGTGTTGTCCACAGGCATGAAGAAGACAATATTCAACTGTCTCCTGTTATTCTTTGCATCAAAGTCACTGATGTTTTGGTTTATGGCAAGGCCTAATGAGTATGTAGAACTATATCGAATACTCAAGAAACATtcagaaaaaaatgaagcATACGTTAAAAATTTGTCTTCAAGCGTCAGTGatctttttgaaaagatataTTCCACTTTCAACGTCACAAGcttattatcaaatatcGATTACGACATAAACGACAACCACTTAGTATCTTCtgtgaagaagaagtctAGAGCCAGCTCATTCGATACTGGTTCAGACAGGTCATCCATATCCAGCTTAACTGCTCCTGATGTGGCAATAACTAATAGACCTGCATCGATATCAAGTGTCTCACTCTCAGCAACTTCCCTATTATCTGGATCTGACAAAGACTTGCTTGACCCTAGACAAAGCCCAAGAATGAATTTCCAATATAACAATATTTCAATGGGGACCCGAAGTAAATCAAGAGATGCTAACGAAGATATGCCCCATTTGGAAAGcattttggaaatataCACGTATTTCGAAGACACAGAAAAGCTACCTCATACTGCCGTCCTTAGGTTCCTAGTTATGTTGGTGATGCTAGTCCCCGATGTGtttgttgaattgaattCACAATCTCTcgaaaaaatttcaagaccAAATATAATATCTGGTAAAGAAGACACACTGGAAAAACCATCAAACATTAGACAAATAACTTCCGGCTTGAAAAAACTAACAACTTTACAACTATCCAAGAAGCGTACTGTGAAATTCCTTACGATTTTagttaaaaatataaatggGACCCAACCAGTTTCTGATGGTCTCCTATTGGATTCAATGAGAACCCTTCTATCACTGGTCACAGTAACATCATCAGTTTCATTGATTGATAGCGAAATTCCTCCAGTAATCTTTTCTAAACGAATGATAGATCTTTTGGGAGCAAATTTAAAGTGTGGTAGTTCGTGGAAGATTCGTCCCAGTTTAACACTAACTAATTGTCTTAAAAGGAATCCGGCAACTCGAGACCACTTGAGGTTGAAGTATTTTTGTGCAGCTCTTCAGTTCGATCACATTATGTTTTTGTCAAAACTTAACATTAATAAGACTGTTGAATCACTGGATCTAGatgaaagaatattttacaCAGAAGGATTCAGAGTGTTTTTCCATTTACCGAGCTCTACTCAACTACGTAAGGAAGTTGCTGATTTAGCTTCTGATTTTCTAAAAAATCTGTTTTGTACAGCATCAGATATCTTAATGGAGGCATTTCCTTATTTTAACGATAAGATCACCGATATTATTTCGTCAATCGTTGATGGTACCattttggaagaatttggaaCTAAAAAGTTGTTCAAAGAAAGTTCCTCCTCTTTGGATGCATCGATTAGTTCCACTTCACCATCACACAATTCATCACCTTCTTTATTGAGTCCTGTTTCGACAGATCAAGAAGATAATACTCAGCAGCCTTTCTTAACAACATCTTTACTTGCGAGACTTTCTGATTCGCATTCCAGTACTGGTAATACGTCAAGTCCGTCTTCTAACACCACTTCAATTGGAAATGCAACAAGTACTACACCCTCTGCCACAGAATTACCATTTTCACAATCTCTTTCACAGAGGGTTCCTCCAATATCTAAATCGAGTCTATCTAGGAATCTATCGGGATCGTCCCAGATTATTGCACCATCGCCTGTCaatatatcttcttctatgATGACATTAACAAATTCAATGCCGGCAGCTCCTGGAAACAAGACCCCAACTCCAACTCTAACAGCTAACAAACTGAGAAGATATTCAGAAGAAAGCAACTATAACTTCAATGGTTTAGATATTAAACCTGTTGAAAGTAGCGTTTCCTTAGAAACCAAAGAATCTAGGAGGGCAAgaatgattttgataaatatctttagcatctttaaaaaaatgataaacTACTTCATCTTGCCCCATGCAAGAAATTCCGATCTGCTCTGGATTTCAAAAGACTTCAAGAATATCATCAAGCCAATTTTTGTTTCCCTGATAGACTCGGATGAATCATTACAGAATACTGCTAGATCGTTCATGGATGGCCTCTTGAGTTACATTAAGGACCTTAGTTCAGATACTTCGACAATTACTGTGAGCGgttattttttaatttgcAGCTACACAGCGGCTTTATTTTCTATGGGGTTATTCGACTTGTCTATCGAAAACCATAAACGTGGAGTTTTATTAGATATTGTTGTCAAGTTTTTGCAACTCCGCTCATATTTAGGCAAAGTCTCTGAAAATACCCAACACTTGGAGAGAGTTTTGGAAGCGGAACGTAATACATTCCCACTAATTCTGGGTTCAGTCGGAAGAGCAACTTTTGTCTCTTTATACGTAAGCAACCCTCTTCTCCAAAAAAACCTAAAACTGGCATATCGTGAATATCTAACTGCCATTAGATTCCATTTAAAGCATATTGGAGAATTTGACAAAACTTTTATCTGCAATGTACCTTTCATTGAAATGATGGCTAGTGACACATTTGCATCTGCTGGTTCCGTTGCATTTCAACGTCGTGTAAgaaacaatattcaaaaatatatttcacAACCTGACTCAGTTCTCTTGGATTCGATGCATACAATTTTTAGAAAGTGGTACTCACTAGCATATTCAACAAATAGATCAGAACAGGAAACAATCGATTTCAGAAACTTTGCAGGTATAATAGCATCCTTATCAGGCACTTTCATGGTTCTTCATAGTGGAAGAACAGAAGAAATTCTTCCTCTAAATGAATATCGCcaggatttgaaaaagaagatgaattacTTTATTGCAAAACAATGTGAATGGCTTAATGACCCTAAGTTATTGACCAGAGAAAATTCAAGAGAGATTATTAGCGTAGAATTACACCCACTGTCTTTCAAACTACTATTCaataatatgaaattaagaTTGAATCAAGTTATGATGACAGAACTGTCAGGAAGTGACGAAGAATGTGTGTATACGCTTTTGGAACAACTAATCATTACAATTAGAACAATTTTGTTGCGTGATGATACAGGTGATCTTCTAGGgttattttcaatagatATATTTGAAGTGATAAATCtgttgataataatgataaagaagataCCTCATGATTCTCCTAATTATTTCAAGACGGTTATTCATATGTCAAAAATGCTGAAAGCATTAGAACACTCTGAGGGATACCTTGCTTTAGaacatcattatcatttgaagaatagATGGCTCCGATTGGTAGTTTCTTGGTTCAAGCTAGCCATAAGTAAAGATTATGATTTAGTGAACCTTTCCAAATCACATAGAGAAATGGATCTAAAGAAGCGTGATTCTGATTTCTTGTACATCGACACTGCTATCGAATCATCTACCGCAATTGCCTATCTTACCACAAATGTCCCACTAGAGGTGCCTGCTGCAGCGTCTGAGGAAGAATGGAAAAGATCAGAAACCGTTATATTTGGTAACTACTTCAACATATTATTGAGAGGTCTCGAAAAGAGCATGAATTCTGAGAAGTTTCCAGCCTCACTCAGTCATAAAATGGGAATGCTGAATGAAAATGTTATCTTAGctttaacaaatatttctaaCGCAAATATTGATGCAAGTTTGCAATTTACTATACCGATGGGTTATTCGAAAAATAGGAATATAAAGATAGCATTCCTTAATGTGTTTGTTAATATCCTTTCCCAATTTTCTTCCGATAAAGAGGCTTATGAAAAAGTCACTCGTGTAATGGTAGATAAATTACTACTTTATCTAATAAAATTTCCCCAACTAGTTCTTTGTGCAGCTAAAGTTTGCCCCGCCAACGACCTTGATGCATTCGCTGCTGTTGTTATAAACGGGATGGAAACCAGGAATGCAGGACATCTTTGTGTTTCTCAATTGAttcaagatgaaattaaaaatgtaTCAAGACCTATGGATATTTTAAGGAGAAATAGTCCTGCAACGAGAGCCCTATCTCTTTTATCAAGAAATAAGGCGAATGACTATCTTATACACTGTCTGAACCCTGTTCTAcaagaaattgttgataACAAggatatatttgaaatcGAGAAACTAGACCCAACTGAAGCCAACGCCGGAGAACAAATAgctttatttaaaaagtATATGACCAAACTGCTCGATGCCATCACCAGTTCAATTTCCTACTTTCCTCCCgaatttttcttcctttgtCAGGTAATATATAGATCCACCAGGAAGAAGTTTCCGAACTATGCTTATGTCGCAGCAGGTTCCTTTGTATTTTTGAGGTTGATTTGTCCAGCCTTAGTTAGTCCCgaaacagaaaatattatagGAGCTGTGAAACCCACTCAAAGACGTTCCTTTATAACGTTAGCcaaaatcattcaaaatttaGCTAACGGATCCGAAAATTTGGTCAAATGGCCATCCTTAGTTACAGAAACTTCTTTTTTAAAAGAATGTGGTTCTAGAATCTTTGATTTCCTCACCGAGGTATGCAGGACGGACAGAGTTATTGATATCGATATTAGAACTGATCCCAAACTACAACCGTTCGACTTTAGCTTTCTCCACCGATTTTTATATACAAAAGGGGTTGAAATGAGGAAAGTTCTACTAGAGGGACTGCAAACGTTAGATGATGTTCGATTCTTCCAGGATACATTtaaattgattgatgaattattgggGCAAGCGGGTTCTCCAAAGATGGAAtacaaaaatgaaattccaatatttattCGAGACCATTTAGACGAGTATCCACAACTTTATGAATTTATGAGTAGACATGCTTTCAAAAATCACCAAATTAGAAACAGTATTCCGTTTGTCCACGAATCAATGTCTGTAGAAGGTGTTCCCATTGTCACTTTGATGTTTAAAGCATTTGCTAGTCATAATATAGATATGGAAGATGTtgtcttcaaatttattcaGATATACTCAAGAATTTGGCTCTCAAAACATTGTTTCGTAATCGATTCTACTGAATTTCATAGTACTGAAGTTGATAGCAAAAAGCTAAGTGCATTATTATCAAGCCTGATACCTGATGTCGCCTTAAAAAATTGTGTCAATTGCTATCTCTTTAATACAAACGAAAATTTTATGAAATGCTTTTTGAGCAATGTGGGGGACAATCCTTATATGGTTGCCAAAATACCACATTTATTCATCAATAGTAATTCTGATGAAAAGATGGTAAAGTCCCTCGGGTTGGGAGGACGTGGcttgaatatattacaaGACGTTCGTGTTTCTCTGCATGAAATATCAGTCTATGAGGAACAGACAAAGGAATTCTCTCCTGTAACTTTGAAAATAGGAAACAAATACTTACAAATGCTCCATGAGACGCCCAGACAGATTAAAATACAGGGGTTACATTCCCTATTTGATGtcaaatttaatgatgTTTTCgaattatcatcaatcACAGCTGTCCatgtttcttcaatcaCAAATTCGACAAAAGAATTTACTCTCaattttaatgatgaaaccAAGCTCATCTTCTCAAGTCCAAAATATCTTGAGATTATAAAGATGTTTTATTATGCTCAGGCGCGGATTGAAAACGAGTTTAATGATAGTGATTTTGactcttcaataatttcgACATCTTCAGAGAAAAGCAATCAAGTGACCgaaaacaatgaaataattggtcatttattattagttgTAATAATTGGTTTGTATGACGAAGATGATATTGTCAAAAACAGTGCGTACAATCTGATTGCCGCATGTAAGGATGCATTTGGTCTAGACTTCGGAACTGAATTCAGGAATGCCATGGAACTTTACGTTCCTAACGACACGACGACGTTCTTATCATTGTTGGGAAATTCGTTAGCAAAAGCTCACCCAGAGTTAACACCTTACATGtggaaatatattttagaGGGGCTAGAATCgaaaattattaaacatGAAGATACTCCACAATCCGTATGTACCTTGTCCTACTGGATATCAAATTTATATGAACATGTTTATTTGatggatgatgaggatggTCCTGAACGGGTCTCTACAATATTCAGAACGTTGATTAGGCTTACTGTGGCAGATACCACTGTATATTTAAACCAAATATGGTCTCAAATTGGTGCGGATGATCGTTTAATACCTCTTCTCACTGACGAAATTATCAATCATGCCCTTGAGAGGGATTCTGAAAACCGTGATTGGCAAAAGACGATTTCTTTGTTGACTTCGTTGCCCACAGTTGAGGTCGCCTGTaatatcattcaaaaattgCTCAATTTGATTAGATCATTTTTACCTTCTCTTAAGCAAGAAGCTCTTACCCAAAGTTGGTCtgaattaatgattttaacCAAAGTATGTAGTCATGTGTTCTTCGAAGCACCTTTTATGACACAAATGTTTCTTCCTGAAATCCTATTTATTGTATCACTTCTAATTGATGTTGGACCTGGGGAATTGCGCTCATTACTGCACGAGTTATTAATGAACACATGTCATTCGTTGTCTATCAATGAGGCATTACCGGCAGATAGTAGAAGAAATTTAGACGAGATTGCAGCCGTATTTTCGAGACAAAAAATGAAGTTTATGTTTGGTTTCAGCCAAGATAAGGGACgtatattgaaaaattttagtgcttcttctttttctagCAAGTTTACCTTGTTAGATTATTTTACGACGAATATGATGTCGATAATGGATTATTCATCAACAACCGAGTCAGCGCAATGGAAAACTAAATTCAGGAAATACCTAAATGATATTGTATTTGAaaacaattcatttttatcTGCTAGAGCTATGATGATGCTTGGAATTATTGGGAAAACATACACGTCAGAGTCATTTTGTAGGAATCTTTTAGGTGAGACTATGAAGACCGTTGCAAACCCAGTGGTTTCTGATGAATTGATTTTTGTAATAATTTCCCAATTGTTTACGTATAGCAAGATTGTCGAAGGTTTGGACCCCTCACTGCCATTAGTTAAGGAAATGTTCTGGATAGCTACTATCTTTACCGAATCTTCCCATCCAGCAGTTTTTGAAGGAGGATTGCTCTTTATGATTAGCTGTATTGATCGACTATACATGGCCCATTTTAATGACTCCAGCAGTGTCAACGGCATGGTTATAACTGAACTATTAGaatcaagaaaatttgCTGAACCTTTGCTACTTAAACTTGAGAATTTCacttctttgaaatggaGCGAAAGAAATTTTGTGCATATTATGATGGCATTCATCATTAGAGGTCTTACAATTCCATTTGTGCATGGTACGGCACTGAACTGTCTAAAATCTATGTTCAGAAACTCATACTATGAACACATGATGCATCCGGAATCTACAGATTATTTAAACTACCTGTTTTTGTTATACTTGACTTTAACTCCTGACCAATTAAGCcaaatccaagaagaagtagAATTTGGAGATGAAGTTGTTTGGCTggataacaataataaaatttcgAAACTCGTTGCtaatttcttatcttctGATACGAATTCCTCGAATATTTCACTGTACCAAGGTGCGTTACTGTTTAACAATAGTGTTACAGATGAACCAAGCAAGGTAAGATTTatcttaatattaaaatacTTATTGcaaacaaattcaatttgtttacTGAGATTTTATGATGTGGTGAAGGATGAAATCAGAAAAAGTATCTCTTTTGAACGTTTTTCGGATTGCGTACCAATAATATTCGACATAATGAGTGTCTTAGTTCTTCATCCAAAGTTCAATGATACGGAGGCGTATCACAAAGGGTCAGTTAATTTGCTTAAAGAGAAAGGTCTGTACGTTGTTAGCACCATGAAGTCTGCCGAACATAATTTCGGCAACCTAATGATGGGTATAAGGGAAAATGAAGACTTACTATataaaagaaagaaaatcaCAGTTATGATCCTATCTAGGGTAGCAACTCGTGGATAG